A part of Paenarthrobacter sp. A20 genomic DNA contains:
- a CDS encoding adenylosuccinate lyase family protein, with protein sequence MTDTIPLDSTSLPTAYSDTGDMPVRFTDYRVPDPGIRDLFTLEARWESWLHVEAALAGAQARLGIIPTGAATEIAAQAHLSSLDVVSIRRGIAATSHPLMALITELSRATGEEHGGWVHWGATTQNITQSGDVLQLKQAHVILTGQLQTVLSAAAALARKGATAVMAGRTHSQQAVPITFGFKVAVWIDELLRHQERLAQLEPRVFTAMAGGAVGSFASLGRKGPEVQRLMAADLGLGSMRIPSRGIGDQFAEYVTVLALLAATGGRIAGEIYNLMRPEIAEAREASPGGTVGSSTMPHKQNPQLSQDVLTISAQIRANVPLALEAMLQDQEVNGANTAMMDDALSRSVILTGDMLARLHIILSQLDIDEERMRANLEITHGLISSEAVMLSLGHVIGRQHAHDVVYESAQEAIRTGRQFGDVVRNDPAVTAHLGPEQIDELLDPLNHVGLCHDMALEAAGRAEKSG encoded by the coding sequence ATGACCGACACAATTCCGCTCGACTCAACCAGCCTGCCGACTGCCTACTCAGACACCGGCGACATGCCGGTGCGTTTTACCGACTACCGTGTTCCAGACCCGGGAATCCGGGACCTCTTCACCCTCGAAGCACGGTGGGAGAGCTGGCTCCACGTAGAAGCAGCCTTGGCCGGGGCACAAGCCCGGCTCGGCATCATCCCTACAGGAGCAGCCACAGAAATAGCAGCTCAGGCGCACCTATCCAGCCTTGACGTCGTCTCCATCCGTCGCGGCATCGCCGCCACTAGTCACCCACTGATGGCTCTGATCACAGAACTGAGCAGAGCCACCGGTGAGGAACATGGCGGCTGGGTGCATTGGGGCGCAACTACGCAGAACATCACCCAGAGCGGTGACGTTCTCCAGCTCAAGCAAGCCCACGTCATCCTGACGGGCCAACTGCAAACGGTTCTTTCCGCCGCCGCAGCGTTGGCCCGTAAAGGTGCTACGGCAGTGATGGCAGGGCGGACACACAGCCAACAAGCCGTACCCATCACCTTTGGATTCAAAGTCGCCGTCTGGATTGACGAGCTGCTCCGGCATCAGGAACGGCTCGCCCAGCTCGAACCACGGGTCTTCACTGCAATGGCAGGCGGCGCCGTCGGCAGTTTCGCCTCCCTCGGCCGGAAGGGCCCAGAAGTCCAACGTCTCATGGCCGCAGACCTGGGGCTCGGAAGCATGAGAATCCCCTCCCGAGGGATAGGCGATCAATTCGCAGAGTACGTCACTGTTCTGGCGCTTCTGGCCGCCACAGGCGGACGGATAGCCGGTGAGATTTACAATCTCATGCGACCAGAGATCGCTGAAGCCCGCGAAGCGTCACCGGGCGGAACAGTGGGGAGTTCGACCATGCCCCACAAGCAGAATCCCCAGCTGTCACAGGACGTGCTCACTATCTCGGCACAGATTCGAGCAAACGTTCCCCTCGCTCTGGAAGCCATGCTCCAAGACCAGGAAGTCAATGGCGCCAACACCGCCATGATGGACGACGCCCTCAGCCGCTCAGTGATCCTCACCGGGGACATGCTGGCACGGCTCCACATCATCCTCTCCCAACTCGACATCGACGAAGAGAGGATGCGCGCCAACCTCGAAATTACTCACGGCCTGATCTCCTCCGAAGCTGTCATGCTTTCCTTAGGCCACGTCATTGGCAGGCAGCACGCCCACGACGTCGTCTATGAATCGGCTCAGGAAGCGATCCGGACCGGACGGCAGTTCGGGGACGTCGTCCGGAACGACCCAGCCGTGACAGCCCATCTGGGGCCCGAACAGATTGATGAGCTACTTGATCCACTCAACCACGTTGGCTTGTGCCATGACATGGCACTTGAGGCAGCCGGGCGAGCGGAAAAATCCGGCTGA